The DNA sequence TCCAATTCCGAGAATAATGCCTAATACTGTTGATTTATTCATCAATATTCCTCAAATGATTGATTCTATCTCTATATTATTTGAATCTCCATTTTGAGATATGTCAATTTCAGGTGAATTCTCTATCTTATTACCGTCCGAATCCGTGAGAAGTTTGATAATTGGTTGATTAAGTATTGATGCATTATTTCTCAATACTATTGCCGTCTCCCCTGTTTTAAGTCTCACAAGACTACCTGAAGTATACCGTGCGACACAATTTCTCAATAGTTTCAAGAGATCCGGCTCAAATTTTCCTTCAGATTCTTTATATATTATGTTTAGAGCTTGATCGTTGTTATAACGTTTTCGATATACTCTGTCTGATGTTAGTGCATCATATGTGTCGATTATGGCTACAATTTTTGAATATATATGCATTTGATCACCGCCAATACCGTCAGGATAACCAGTACCGTCAAATCTTTCGTGGTGCTGATACGCGACTATTGCGATTTTAGGACTTACATTCGAGTCGTTTAACAAAAATGAAAATCCTTCATTTGTGTGCCGTTTTACGATTTCATACTCTTCATCGGTTAAAAGTGAATCCTTAGTAAGTATCTCAAAAGGAGTGTGCATTTTTCCTATATCGTGGAGCATCGCACCTTTTGCCAATTCCCTTAATTCAATTCCGTTTAATCCCGCTTTTATTCCCAAAACTATTGCAAGTACGCACACATTTACTGAATGTTGAAAGGTATAATCGTCATGAGTTTTCAGACTATACAGATCGATCATTAAATTATCATTTCCGGTTATATCATTTATAATGCTATCTGTAATGTTTTCAATTCCATTTTTCAAGTCAAAATTATTTCCGTCTCCATTACCCTCCATAGTAGATTTGAACAACGATTTGACCTGGCCAATGGCAAATTTTCTGGTAGAATCCTGAATCACATCATTCAGCTCAACTTCATCATCAAAATCATCCGAGACGAATATCGAATAATACCCCATCTCCTTTAAGCGATTTAGGTACTTACCTGTAAGATCAACTCCTCTGCCGAGCAAGATTCTGCCATCGGCTGAATAGAGAGCTTTTCCCAGCTTACTACCGCTTACTATTTTGTCTAATGATACTACATGCATTTGTTATCGATGCTATCCTTTTTCTTCAATAACTTTATCAACTAAACTTTGCCTATCCTTAGAATCTGTATATTCTGCAGTCGGATCAAAATAATCTTTTGCAACAATCTTTTTTAGTTTCGTAACTTCACCTAAAGCGTTTAGTAATGTATTTAATTTATGCTCTACTCCATCAAGCAACGTGGTGATGAAGCCTATTCTTTGAGAGGTGATGTCCTGGAATTGGAGTGATTCCATAATTTCGTAGGAATCATTTAAATCAGATGAAAATGCGTTTTCCAATTTTACCAAGGTTTTTTTAATTGTATCTCCGGTTTTCGAATCTCCGAGCTTTTCTATCTCGCCTACAATGATTTCAAGCGCTTCACTATCTCTTTCCGTCATCGCATCCAGCTTATCGAGTATTTGATTTGTAGCCAGCTCTGTCTGTTTCGTTATCTTAGAAAGATGATCTGTAGCCAGAGGCATGTTCTCCGTGGATTCTTTGATAGGCCCGGATATTATTTGCAAAGATTCAAACATTTCGGATAGATTAATTGTTAATTCCTTGATATTAGAATTTATTTTATCTAATAATTTATCTTCATTTAAATTCGTCATTATTTCCTCATTTTATACTATACTTTCAATTTTATCTTTTAGTACCTGTGGTGTGAAGGGTTTTACAATATAGCTGTTGGCTCCTGCCTGCAATGCTTCTTTAACATCTTCCTCAGCGCTTCGTGTTGTTACCATTAATATAGGCAAATCATTATAGCCACCGTCTGCCCTTAACGATTTCACGAATTCCAACCCTGTCATTCCAGGCATATTCCAGTCAGTGACGATTAGTTCAAAAGTACCTTCGCCTAGCTTATTGAGCGCATCATTTCCATTTTCTGCTTCCTCCGTATCTGGATAGCCTATTCTTTTCAACGTATTTGCAACTATTCTTCTCATTGTCGGAGAATCATCTACTACCAATACTTTTCCAGCCATTTTTTGCTCCTTAAATTATTTATTGCCTAACGTAATCCATTATTGCTTCTGCGATGTTGGTCGCCGGTTCAGTTCTATCGACAATTCCCGCTTCAACTACCGCTTTCGGCATTCCATATACAACACAAGATTCTTCACTTTCAGATAATATCATTCCATTTTTTCCATACAAACTGTTAGAGCCCTTTAATCCGTCCTTACCCATTCCCGTCATAATTACGCTAAGTGTTTGTGATCCATAAATATCCACAATTGATTCCAACATAATGTCTACCGAAGGACGATGTAATGTGTTATCGGGAGTATCGCTGATCTCAATTTGTAAGGAAGTTCCATTTTTTTTCAACTTCATATGTTTTCCGCCCGGGGCGATATAAACTGTTCCCGATTTAACAGAATCATGGTGCTCAGCTTCTTTCACTCTGACCTCGCTCATTTTATCGAGCCTTTCGGCCAAAGATTTAGTGAACTTCGGCGGCATATGTTGGACTACCATCACCGGCCTGGGAAAATCTTTTGGAAGTCGGGGAATAACCTCTTGTAACGTTCTCGGTCCCCCAGTAGATATACCGATTGCAATAAATCTTATTTTTTTACCTATCTTATCATGCTGTAAACTCAAAA is a window from the Candidatus Neomarinimicrobiota bacterium genome containing:
- a CDS encoding HD-GYP domain-containing protein produces the protein MHVVSLDKIVSGSKLGKALYSADGRILLGRGVDLTGKYLNRLKEMGYYSIFVSDDFDDEVELNDVIQDSTRKFAIGQVKSLFKSTMEGNGDGNNFDLKNGIENITDSIINDITGNDNLMIDLYSLKTHDDYTFQHSVNVCVLAIVLGIKAGLNGIELRELAKGAMLHDIGKMHTPFEILTKDSLLTDEEYEIVKRHTNEGFSFLLNDSNVSPKIAIVAYQHHERFDGTGYPDGIGGDQMHIYSKIVAIIDTYDALTSDRVYRKRYNNDQALNIIYKESEGKFEPDLLKLLRNCVARYTSGSLVRLKTGETAIVLRNNASILNQPIIKLLTDSDGNKIENSPEIDISQNGDSNNIEIESII
- a CDS encoding protein phosphatase CheZ, which translates into the protein MTNLNEDKLLDKINSNIKELTINLSEMFESLQIISGPIKESTENMPLATDHLSKITKQTELATNQILDKLDAMTERDSEALEIIVGEIEKLGDSKTGDTIKKTLVKLENAFSSDLNDSYEIMESLQFQDITSQRIGFITTLLDGVEHKLNTLLNALGEVTKLKKIVAKDYFDPTAEYTDSKDRQSLVDKVIEEKG
- a CDS encoding response regulator, translating into MAGKVLVVDDSPTMRRIVANTLKRIGYPDTEEAENGNDALNKLGEGTFELIVTDWNMPGMTGLEFVKSLRADGGYNDLPILMVTTRSAEEDVKEALQAGANSYIVKPFTPQVLKDKIESIV
- a CDS encoding chemotaxis response regulator protein-glutamate methylesterase is translated as MRKTKIIVVDDSAFMRKAIEMMLREESSFEIVATANNGEDALKYIRELKPDVVTLDIEMPGMTGLEVLERIMKDTPTPVIMISSLSTEGADETIKALELGAVDFIPKSLSYVSLDIVKIKDTLIEKIKNIRSLSKSIIKNVMSPRKKLPVLSLQHDKIGKKIRFIAIGISTGGPRTLQEVIPRLPKDFPRPVMVVQHMPPKFTKSLAERLDKMSEVRVKEAEHHDSVKSGTVYIAPGGKHMKLKKNGTSLQIEISDTPDNTLHRPSVDIMLESIVDIYGSQTLSVIMTGMGKDGLKGSNSLYGKNGMILSESEESCVVYGMPKAVVEAGIVDRTEPATNIAEAIMDYVRQ